In a genomic window of Sardina pilchardus chromosome 20, fSarPil1.1, whole genome shotgun sequence:
- the LOC134067581 gene encoding calpain-1 catalytic subunit-like, translated as MPPPGVCLNIMNERHKKKGKGSLENPDKFLDQDFEQLQQYCNINRMRYIDDMFPPDRRSIGKGVLQPEDMARVVWLRPGKMVDDPQFILDGVSRFDFGQGAIGNCWFLASIGALTFQKHIRDQVIPKEQSFQDGYAGIFHFKFWRFGQWVDVVIDDKLPTIDGRMIFVRSKTPNEFWAALMEKAYAKVCGSYADMNAGSVSEALMDFTGGIHMTFKLDEAPPDLWDIMFRAAQSKSLMGCGTPQGATAANTVLPNGIVEGHAYTITGVTKVMSNSQPVRLVRLFNPWGQGEWKGNWSDESYTWNTVSPEDRKQCHSVAEDGEFWMSMEDFCQSYSDMDICCLCPDFLDGESECHWTSKFHDGRWVAGTTAGGCMNYRDSFWTNPQYRIKLEAVDDDCAAEQGPNNMLVSLMQKPDKRNRRLVANLHIGFSVFSVPPEVWRRGKLPAEFFMRNPVASSKNYLNAREVMEFFRLVPGEYIIVPSTFKPNETASFILAILSKTDSHLEESSHKHTDHNHEPTPAKNGGDDNSKVNLLRQFSDQYEEVGPEQLQKLLNERLFVGKSSGFGIDTCRSMVAMMDLTVTGKLDNREFLRLWDRVSRYTELFNRVDMTKNGSLSLGELRTGMMASGVMMTDDMLTLMALRYGNSGGNLTLDNFVSLMLRLDCMSKIFNKMSDGMGLYLKESEWLYLTMYS; from the exons ATGCCTCCAcctggtgtgtgtctgaatattATGAATGAACGCCATAAGAAAAAGGGCAAAGGATCCCTTGAGAACCCTGACAAGTTCCTGGATCAGGACTTtgagcagctgcagcagtaCTGCAACATTAATCGCATGAGGTACATAGACGACATGTTCCCACCGGACCGCAGATCGATCGGAAAAGGAGTGCTGCAGCCTGAGGACATGGCCAGAGTTGTTTGGCTAAGACCCGGG AAAATGGTGGATGATCCTCAATTCATTTTGGATGGTGTTTCAAGATTTGATTTTGGGCAAGGAGCTATTG gaaACTGCTGGTTTCTGGCTTCTATTGGGGCACTAACATTCCAGAAACACATTCGGGACCAAGTTATACCTAAAGAGCAATCTTTCCAGGATGGGTATGCAGGCATATTTCACTTCAAG TTCTGGAGATTTGGGCAGTGGGTAGATGTGGTGATTGACGACAAGCTTCCAACAATTGATGGGAGAATGATATTTGTACGCTCAAAAACCCCCAATGAGTTTTGGGCTGCACTGATGGAGAAGGCCTATGCCAA GGTTTGTGGCTCCTATGCTGACATGAATGCTGGCAGCGTATCTGAGGCCCTGATGGACTTCACAGGTGGGATCCACATGACATTCAAGCTGGACGAAGCCCCCCCTGACCTCTGGGACATCATGTTCAGAGCTGCCCAATCCAAGTCCCTCATGGGCTGTGGCACGCCTCAAGGA GCCACAGCTGCCAACACTGTTTTGCCAAATGGGATTGTGGAAGGCCACGCCTACACCATCACAGGAGTCACTAAG GTAATGAGCAACAGTCAGCCTGTGAGGCTGGTGAGGCTGTTCAATCCATGGGGACAAGGAGAGTGGAAAGGGAATTGGTCTGATGA ATCTTACACCTGGAATACCGTGAGCCCGGAGGACAGAAAACAGTGCCACTCTGTGGCTGAAGATGGCGAGTTCTG GATGTCAATGGAAGATTTCTGCCAGAGCTATTCTGATATGGATATCTGCTGCTTGTGCCCCGACTTCCTCGATGGAGAATCAGAGTGCCACTGGACCTCCAAATTCCATGACGGACGATGGGTTGCTGGAACCACCGCTGGCGGTTGCATGAATTACAGGG ATAGCTTCTGGACAAACCCTCAGTATCGCATCAAGCTGGAAGCTGTGGACGATGATTGCGCTGCGGAGCAGGGCCCGAACAACATGCTGGTGTCCCTCATGCAGAAGCCCGACAAGAGGAACAGGCGACTGGTCGCCAACCTTCACATCGGCTTCTCTGTTTTCAGT GTGCCACCTGAGGTAT GGAGACGAGGGAAGTTACCTGCCGAGTTCTTCATGAGGAACCCTGTGGCCTCATCCAAAAACTACTTGAATGCTCGAGAGGTCATGGAGTTCTTCAGATTGGTGCCGGGCGAGTACATCATTGTCCCGTCCACTTTTAAGCCCAATGAGACGGCCTCCTTCATCTTGGCCATCCTCTCCAAGACAGACAGTCATCTTGA GGAAAGTTCCCATAAGCATACGGACCATAATCATGAG CCCACCCCAGCTAAAAACGGAGGTGATGACAACTCCAAAGTAAACTTGCTCCGACAGTTCTCAGATCAg TATGAGGAGGTGGGTCCTGAGCAACTCCAGAAGCTTCTGAATGAAAGACTCTTTgtag GCAAGTCCTCCGGGTTTGGCATTGATACCTGCCGCAGTATGGTCGCCATGATGGAT CTTACGGTAACAGGCAAACTTGATAACCGTGAGTTCCTTCGGTTGTGGGACCGAGTTTccagatatact GAACTTTTCAATCGTGTTGATATGACAAAAAATGGTTCCCTGTCTCTTGGTGAACTGCGGACTGGAATGATGGCCTCAG GTGTGATGATGACCGATGACATGCTGACCCTCATGGCGTTGCGCTACGGCAACTCGGGAGGAAATCTGACGCTGGACAACTTTGTGTCCCTTATGCTGCGTTTGGACTGCATGTCCA AGATATTCAACAAAATGTCAGATGGGATGGGCCTGTACCTTAAGGAGAGTGAG TGGCTGTATCTCACTATGTATTCCTGA
- the LOC134068054 gene encoding calpain-3-like: MPPPGVCLNILNDRQRKEGRGSDTNPVPFLDQDFKEIHQYCLKNGYRYRDEMFPPDYSSIGDGLLKPNDLARVVWQRAGALVKDPCFILGGVSRFDFRQGRLGNCWFLAAIGALTFQDDIKKQIIPEEQSFQKDYAGMFHFRFWRFGKWVDVVIDDKLPTIDGRLIFVNSGTNELWAVLMEKAYAKVCGSYADMNAGTVAEALKDFTGGIHLTFKLDEASPDLWDIMFRAARSKSLMGCGTPQGATSDNTVLPNGIVQGHAYAITGITQVMSNNRPVRLVRLFNPWGHGEWKGDWSDKSSKWQTVSPEDRMSCLSIREDGEFWMSMEDFCKSYSDMDICSMNLDFLSASTDCHWTCKSHEGRWVTGTTAGGCMNNRESFWINPQYHIKLEALKGESANDNKNLVVSLMQKSDKRNRHLASNFGIGFAIFSPSPTDKLNDNNSKVTLFKKYTDQYEEVDAEQLQRLLNENLLQGNSSGFGLDTCRSMVALMDLSVTGHLNRNEFLRLWDRVVSYKEIFYRTDVSRTGDLSLSELRNALIATGVQLSDGMLNLLALRYGGSKGNLTLESFVHLILRFECMSGKNQNAVHLICLSNDVHT; encoded by the exons ATGCCTCCTCCcggtgtgtgtctgaatattTTGAATGACCGGCAGAGGAAAGAGGGCAGAGGATCTGACACCAACCCTGTCCCGTTCCTAGACCAGGACTTCAAAGAGATACATCAATACTGTCTCAAGAATGGATATAGATACAGAGATGAAATGTTTCCTCCGGACTATAGTTCCATTGGAGATGGACTTCTCAAACCAAATGACCTGGCAAGAGTTGTGTGGCAAAGAGCAGGG GCATTGGTAAAAGATCCTTGTTTTATTCTCGGAGGAGTGTCCAGGTTTGACTTTCGCCAAGGTCGTCTTG GGAACTGCTGGTTTCTTGCTGCTATTGGAGCACTGACATTTCAAgatgacattaaaaaacaaATTATACCAGAGGAACAATCCTTCCAAAAGGACTACGCAGGAATGTTCCACTTTAGG TTCTGGAGATTCGGGAAGTGGGTAGATGTGGTGATTGACGACAAGCTTCCAACAATTGATGGGAGACTGATATTTGTGAACTCAGGAACCAATGAGCTTTGGGCTGTGCTGATGGAGAAGGCCTATGCCAA GGTTTGTGGCTCCTATGCTGACATGAATGCTGGCACCGTGGCTGAGGCCCTGAAGGACTTCACCGGTGGGATCCACTTGACATTCAAGCTGGACGAAGCCTCCCCTGACCTCTGGGACATCATGTTCAGAGCTGCCCGGTCCAAGTCCCTCATGGGCTGTGGCACGCCTCAAGGA GCCACATCTGACAACACGGTTTTGCCTAATGGGATTGTGCAGGGCCACGCCTATGCGATCACAGGAATTACTCAG GTCATGAGTAATAACCGCCCAGTAAGACTGGTTAGGTTGTTCAATCCGTGGGGCCATGGGGAGTGGAAGGGTGACTGGAGTGATAA GTCATCCAAGTGGCAAACTGTCAGTCCAGAGGACCGTATGTCTTGTCTCTCCATCCGTGAGGACGGTGAATTTTG gATGTCAATGGAGGATTTCTGCAAGAGCTATTCTGACATGGACATCTGCTCTATGAACCTTGATTTCCTCAGTGCGTCCACAGATTGTCACTGGACATGCAAGTCCCACGAGGGACGATGGGTCACCGGGACCACTGCTGGTGGCTGCATGAATAACAGAG AGAGTTTTTGGATAAACCCTCAGTATCACATCAAGTTGGAAGCTCTGAAGGGTGAAAGTGCTAATGACAACAAGAACCTAGTCGTGTCCCTCATGCAGAAGTCTGACAAAAGGAACAGGCACCTTGCCTCCAACTTTGGTATTGGCTTCGCGATTTTTAGT CCCAGTCCTACTGACAAACTAAATGACAACAACTCCAAGGTTACCTTATTCAAGAAGTACACTGACCAG TATGAAGAAGTTGATGCAGAGCAGCTACAGAGGCTTCTGAATGAGAACCTTCTTCAAG GCAACTCCTCAGGCTTTGGCCTGGATACCTGCCGCAGTATGGTTGCCTTGATGGAT CTTTCTGTGACAGGTCACCTTAATCGCAATGAATTCCTTCGACTGTGGGATCGAGTGGTCTCATACAAG GAAATCTTTTACCGCACTGACGTCTCAAGGACTGGCGACTTGTCCCTTAGTGAACTGAGGAATGCTCTGATTGCCacag